The genomic stretch AATCTTTACTTAATTGAATTACCTTAAACAGGCGAAGCAAACCATTTTCTCTTCGAATCCACTGTTATTGAAATGTTCCTTTTCACCATGTCGTTTCATCTCACGCTTTGTGTCGCAATAAAACCAACACTCACAGCAACAAAAGCCATCAAAAGTCAAATAGTCGAACGTTATAAAATTTCTGATCGATCGACATTTGTCAGCGGGCGGgggttgatgttttttcgatcCTTTTGtctcttcatttttttcttccatcGTCACCGCTGCCGCTGTTTCCGGTTCTGGTCTAGCGTGTACCTTCACATGGGCCTTTAGCTGCCGTTTGCTTGGCAACAGCAACTGGCACCGCGTGCAATGGAATAACTGACGAGAACGTGCTATTTTCTGATGAAAATTCAAGCTGTCTGTACAGGGAAACAACTTGTGGCATGCACTGCACTTGTAGCTTTCAGTTTGGTTGTCATCCACGGGTTCCTCCTGATGCTGTTGCTTACAATGCTCCTCTAGCAATATTTTGGCCGGAAAAACTCGAAAGCAAGCACAGCAACGAATTCCGCTCATTTCGATTAAATTCCATCCAGCATCTTCCCCTTTGCGAATTTTGTAGTGTCCCTGCGGTAAATCTGAGGAGTACCATCCAAACTCCGAATGTAAAGGATCCTCCTGGTTAGCCGGTATCTCTTTTGCTTCCGTTAAGACAATTTCCTCTAAAATTTCTTCATTCGCATAACCATCGTCCATTCCCAGTACAAATTCTAGTTCCTTTTCTTCTTCGAAATAACTCTGCTCTTCGATAACGGGTTTGATCGCCGAATCCTTCAGCATCTTTCGCAGATGTGTTTCACTTGATTTAGCCGTTTTCCTAAGGGCCCAAGAGGCTTTCAGTTTTCGCAAGCACTCGCGGCAAATTTGCTGGGGGAGATCATCGTTCCGTTCAATCTGAAACATCACAGCTGCTTTGTTAATAACTTTGTTTGACTCAATTTATTGTAAACTTTCCACTTACAGTGGCGCCCAAGCAAAAAATCATAGCTTGAGCTACAGATTCACCGGTGCAGGAGGCTAAttggtcgtcgtcgtcgtcttcaTCGTAATCGATGAGGGTGGAGAAGATGCACACCAGCGTGAACTGTTTTTGACTGCTTCCGGCACATATTCGGCACAGGTTTTCCATTGGCAAACAGTGAAACTTCTATTTTACTGTATAAGTTTAAAAAATAGAAACAGGTTTCCGCtgtttgttgtcttgttttaaaacttgcatATCAACTTTTGACGTGATTGTTCAGCTCGGTACACACCGCGTCGAAATACTAAACAAAAAAAGGGAAAACAAAAAGAGATTTGATAGTGCAGGGAGCTTGTTTACATGGTCTTGGAAAATTTTCGATACGAGTAAAAATGACGAGATCGTGTATTTTAAGGAACTGCCTTTCCAAGAGAAACCCTAAAAATTATAGTTTTTACCAGTTTCCGGCCGAATACCACAACCTGTACCTGAACAATTTGAGTgccaaacgaagaaaactatGGATTGATGTCCTCCAGCTGCAGGAAAACTTTCGGTGGAGGTTTAAATATGTTTGTTCTCTACATTTTTGTTCCGGTGAGTCTGTTGATATTCGAAAAACAAACATTTCTAATTTGGCGACTTTAGGAAAACCGGCGAAAACCACCGATGTTAATGATGATGATTGGATCCCTTCGAGAAACTTACCCCCACTAGATGACGTCCGTAGTACAACTTCCGACTCAAGTACAGACTCAGCTGAAGAGACCGATAGCCATCCGGATCATCAGGTGACAAGCATATATACTATTGTGTtactttttgaaatccaaacttGAAACTGAGTCCCAAACCCTTGTAAAGAAGCTCTGAGCtgtcaaaaaagtgaggttaattTTTGAGTGCAACGctgaaaaaggtaaaaaagtcaAACCGAAAAGTTCGACCCTGGACGTTTGCCATTTTGACAGATGAAAGTTTTGCGCTTGGTTCTGTGCATCGTCACAATTTTGTATTAGttttaatcgtttttttttcagtgaaatttaaaaaaaattgtattttataCAGTATTTCCGCAAGCCCCCGATGGAGTTGTGTCGAACCTGCATGAACGTGCGGGGTGATGCCACCGTTGGAGACGATTTTATCTCAATATTTTCCGTGGTCGATGACAATGTTTACGTCGCTGAGTGCCTATCGCAGTGGGTTGGAGTTTCGGTGAGTAGAAAAAAGTcaacttattttaaaatttcggTTCTCGCCAGCAAAATGGTAAATATTTGGCGACTGAAGTGAGCCTTTCGATTCAAAGaacaacatttttcataataaaattacaaaaaaattagtCTTTAGAAACAATAGATATTCACTCTTCAACCGTCGAAGGGGTTCTGTTAGCGCctatataacatttttttcgtaAGAAAACGGTAAAAGTGTTTGAACATGAAAATATCTTCTAACGTACTAAGCACAGACCTCACTAAGATAGGATAGAAAACTGCCCTAATTCAggtgatattttactttctacttCCAGATTGAGGAAGATGATGGGTTACCACAGGAAATATGTTTACCCTGTGTGGAAGCAATAAAGTCCATAGCGCTGTTTGTTGAGAATACTAAGGAATGTGATCGGAAGCTACGGCATAAACTGGGACCAGATATCAAGGTGATCAAAACCGAAATATCTCCCATTGTTGAAGATGTAGATTACATCATCGAAGATGATATGGCGAACGAGAATCTTCAATATGCCATGCTAGAAGAGCAAACCGAACCGATTCAAATAGACTTCGAAAATGAAGAGTCTACCGAGGAACAGCCTCAGCCATCCGACTGTGGAGAAGCTAATTCAGATTCGGATGAATCGTGCAGCAGTAGCACAGCAAAACAGTCGGCAAAAAAGCAACCTAGACAGAGAAAATCACGCAAAAGAAAAACTTCGTTGAAAAGCGAAGCTTCATTTCTGGACGATAATGAAGACGAACTTGATGAGAAAGAGCTGGAAAGAGTCGACGTTATCGATGTGGGAGAGAAAATCATTTGCTGCGGCTGCTTTCAGCTGTTTGATACCGCTGAGGAGTTGGAGTATCATGGCGAAACATTCCATCAAGTGGCAAAGAGGAAAAAATACACGGTCAATCTTAACAAGCCCGTGGTTTGTAAGTTTTGCTACAAACGGTTTGAGCGGAAAAAGCTCTGTGAAAATCATCGTAAACCGTACGAGTCAATCGAGAAGGTCTACAAGTGTAAACTGTGCCAGAAACGATTCGTCAATCCGCAGTTGAGACGGAAACATGCACACAATCATACTGAGATGGATATGCCGATGCCCTTGTATTTCACGGTACCAGTCGAGAAATTAATAAAACACGGTTTCATGTGCTGCGTACGAGGTTGTACAGTCTCACGAAAAACCGAGGATGATCTTTTCCGGCACATTAGGGATGATCATCCGAAGCTCAAAACCGACATCACTGCGGACGTAACCGTTAAGCCGATTCAGTGTGTTTTCTGCTTCCGGTATTTCGAGTCAATGGAAAAGTTGACCGGTCATCAAGTGCATCGATATTTCAACATAAACGGAAGTAGCCATTATCAGTGCAGCAAGTGTGGTAAGATCTGTCAATCTTCGGAACATCTAACAGCTCACGAAAATCGCCATACGGGAAATAAACCGTTCGAGTGTGACATTTGCCACAAAGGTTACTATAGTAACGCAGTTATGAGGCAGCACAGGTTGACTCACACCCTGGAAAAGCATCTAGAATGTAAGATATGTGGCATGACTTTCCGGATGAAATCATTCCTCGAAAACCACTACCGCATTCACAGTGACGAAAAACCGTTCGAGTGCAACGTTTGTCACAAACACTTCCGGCACTCGTCGTCGCTGTTTTCCCACAAAAAGATCCACGATCCGGACAGCTACGTGAAGTGTCCTGAGTGTGGCAAGGCTTTCGCCGACGGTACGAATCTCAAACGGCACATGGTTTCCCACACGGGCGTCAAACCGTACGGTTGTGATTACTGCGAGAAGCGCTTTATGCGGCTGACCGAGCGGGCCGAACACCTAAGTGTTGTTCATCAAGGAGTTATGCCGTACAGCTGCGATGTCTGCGGTATCACGTTCACCAATAAGCGCTCTTTCCAGAAGCACGAGCATACTTTATAACGGGCGAATTTTAAAATGAATCTTAAAGCATTATAGTTTTATTTAGAAGGTTAGAAGATGTCTTTTTTAAGTATCACATGCTTTGcttcagttaaaaaaaaaacagtttaaagCAGATAAAAATCATTTAATCTCGATTGAAATATACTAGGGAAAGTATGAGAGGATAGCTACACCTCCTGCACTATTCTAACCTTCTCTCAGACGGTAGGGTGCAGACTAACGCTTAGATTCTGTGGATGTTGGAAATAGCTACCCCCGGTGGTATTGGCAATCCCTGGCGTTGTCGACTGCGACACCGGGGCAGACATATTTTCTTCCACTGCACTTAACGAGACAGAACTCATTGCGGGCATGGGAGAGGGCGCAGCCAGGGCAATTTCATTTTCCGGTGCCAACGGATGGGACTGCAGATGTCGTCGCAAAGCCGTCTTCTGGCTGAAGGTTCGATTGCACATCTCGCAGCGATATGGCTTAATACCTACAAGTGGAGCTCAAGTTAAAATAACTAGATGTTATAACTATGAATAACTAACCTGTGTGACTGCTTTCGTGATCAACCTGGAATCGCTTCCGGATGAAGGTCTTATCACAGTAGCAACATTTGTACGGTTTAATTCCTACAGTGAAAAAGACGTTTCATAAAACACcctgaataaataaacaaacaccTACCAGTATGCGACATTTCATGCCGCTGTCTGTTGGTGTGATCTGCAAAGGCTTTTTCGCAATACCTTCAAAAAAAATGACGGACATCTTACGAAATTCAACAAGGAAAAATATCACTCACCGGCAAGGATAGGGCTTCTCTCCCGTATGAGTCCGCATGTGGTACTGTAGATGAACCTTGGATTTAAACGCCTTTTGACATATCTCACACTGAAACGGTTGATTGCTAGTGTGGGACAAAACATGCACCTGCAGGTTACGCTTCCGCCGGAAGCTCCACCCGCAGGTAGAACAAATAAAAGGCTTCTCGCCACTGTGCACCATCATGTGCGCCTTCAGGCTGCCCTTACTTGTGAAgtttttatgacaaacttcgCACTCGAATGGCTTCTCGTTTCGATGCGACCGTTCGTGGGTGGCAAGCGCTTCCCCGCCGCGTACCTTCAATCCACACACCGAGCATTGATGGCTGAGAGGTTTGTAGTTCCGCTGTTGGTGCCTTTGCAAGGATATCTCATCGTAGAATCGTTTGAAGCAAACGGGACATTCTATCGGTTTGTCCCGGTTCTCGTCCAGCGATTGTTCAACCTTGTTCATCTTGTGCGCAGTATGGGCATGGGCAATCAGAAGCTCTTCCGTTTCAAACGATTGGTAGCACGCTTGGGCACAGCATATTCGACCGTACTCTTCATGCACTACTACCGGAATGGGAGCCACAATCACTTTCGACGGGACGATTTCCTTATCCCGTGGGTGATGATGGGCATGCTGCCTACGTCGGGTCTGATCTATAAATCTGGCCGTACATTTGTTACAATCGTAAATTTTGCTAGCTTCTGCGACCCGCTTCAAGTGGGTTTTCAACGCCGAGATTGTTGAGTATCGCCGGAAGCATATTTCACAGATGTTCGTTTTCGAGGTATTCACGCGCCGTTTTTTCACGTGATTCTTCTCACCGTGGGCTTGTAAATCGGCCTGGCTGTCGAACACCTGAAGACAAGCACAACAAATCAGCTGGTTTTTATCAACAGTTATTATCGTGTAAGTAGCTAACTCTTTATCATCAAGAATGTCTTCTTTATCATATTCCTCATCGTCATCTTCTATCTTGTATGTGGACTTTCTGCCACGTTTCTTAGTTTTTCTCGTCCTTTTGAAATCTCGTTCCGAATCATAATTACTGTCCTCAGATTCTTCGTACCTTTTCTTTCTGATCTTTcgacctttttttttcactggtttCGCATCCGATGATTCGTCCGTTTTCCACTCGCTACCGTTCCCATCCTCCTCACGTTCGCTCGGCTCGTACTCCTTGAATACCGTCTGGTCAGCATCAGAATCCAGCTCCGCTTTAATCTCGTCTGCGAAAACTGCCAGCGTTTGCACATTCGATTCCCAACTTCTCTCACCAAGGGTCGGTTGATTAATCGTCTTTGTACTAGTTTCCAAGAAGATCTTCCTCAGTTTCCGATCCGAATCACGAGCTTTCTTAATGAAACCAATCAATCGCTTCAGGTCACCGATGCACAACTCGCAGATCGCTGTCGGAAGGCCATCGTCCTCCAGAATCTGCACTGCCGTACATTCCACAATAATGTTCGCGATGAAGGCATCCTCCAGTTTAGAGAAGATCGGCACCAATCCGTCGGCACCACTTGCCATACAAATGCGACAGATATTCATGTTTTTAGATTATAGCTAGCAAACATTATTAAATTTTGGGACCAACTTTTTTTCGGAGTGATGAAAATTGCTTTCGACGTTTTGTTGATTTTATTGGCAGTGTTGGCAAACGGGCACAAGTGCGAACGATGGTTGGTCGATAAGTTATACGTCGGCTGGTAATTCGTTTTCACATTTAAATTTAAACGTGAAacaaaatcttaaaaaaaacttaaagaccaTATGAAGataaaagcattttgctgaaCAATACCACGCGAAAAAATGACAAAGCAGTAAAACTTATTGTCTTCGaaatcagatttttttgtttgcttccaTAGAAACGTTGTCTTGAAATTTTTAGGAATGTCATGAACTTTCTCAACCAGTtgaagatttttgaaattttgtgaaaatcgaatGTGCAATCAAATGATCATAATTCATGAAATGATAATAAAAGCTTTCCAAATCTCCCTGTTTTCAAAAAGTATTTCGCATTTGAGTGAATACTGCGCAGAAAGGAACTAGGAGATTTCCAAGCATCgcgtttttttgtatttaatcgatataataaaaacaaataagaaGATTTATCGTAAGCATAGTTTACACGAAATGCAAAACGAAACTTGACAATTTGCGTTTTTCACGCGcgtaaaaaaagcattttgagacttttataaaaatttaaaaaaaaaccctaccgtgctggatcgtaATCCGTatacctaagcacatgataatcttcgacggtcaatataaaatcaaggaATCACATATCTCAAGCAACCAGAAGTTCGAATTTCACTTAACAAAcgaacttagaagttcacataaggTTCGGATTTGGTTCCGCGGAACTTTCTTGCTGAACAACAAGACACATTACTCacaaaccgaacttcattctaaataaagtaccgtCTACACCTGAAAGCAACTTAAAAGTTCATGAGAAGCTACTTGTTCCCCTTTATTGGAACCTTAaggttcacataaagttcacacgtgaattTCAAAACCcccggaaattaaagttcggttagcattttatccgtacttctaatcagcacGAAGGTTCAGGAGAAGCTGTTTGCTCCTCTTCATTAGAACCTTGAAGTTCACacaaagttcacacgtgaacctcAAAGCAACCGGAAAttgaagttcggttagcattttatccgtacctttaatcagcacgaaagttcaggagaAGTCTATGTTGTACTCCATTTCCACTTCTAAGTTCAACTTAGGTTCTGACTCGTGCTTTACTCTACTTTGGCGAAAGTGAAGTTTGCTTCAGgattagtgataaaaaatgagtttttcaaaaacaataaaaaatgtggtCTATTTTGTTATCATCGGAATTTTATTATCTAAATTAATGGCAAAAAGAAAACAGAGCTATGATTCCAATAGGTAATATTTGGGTGCTTGAAGGTTTCTCTATCTAAACACTTTCTTTTGTTACCTTACAGAAAATCAATTATGAGTTCTGATACACATGAATGTGCaggtcaaaagaaaaaataaaccggaTGTAAGCTGTGAATTCCCGTTAGACATTTGCTGTGCGTGATGCTTTCATCCCTGAGCAATTTGCCCAAATCTTAAGTGTTTTTTATGTAGGCCACAGCATGATGTTGCCGGTTTTGGAGGTCCGAATCCATTTCTCGAACACCATCGAGAGATCCCTGTGTTCCAAGGCGTTGGTTGTTTCGACTGCGGCACACAGCATATCTATTGaccgaaaaagtttttattgattttgaacatttatcatattttgtatatactgcttaccagaataaaatttcagtaaacgtttggaaggaaaatactgcgtacacaacctttttcaattacattaccaacgaactgcagcaaaatcaaaacaaactagagaactgtCAGACTTAAGTTCACATTGCGTTCCGCGCGTACTTCTTCTGATcttgaaagttcagaaaaagttccgcgtcagccttttcttaacttcctagttcgcatgaggttccgcctgtactttatctgaactttcaagcTGAAAGAGGTATGCTCCTAGCTATGGACGTGTAGCTAATGAAGAGGaatcagcacatcgagtaaaatcgatgctgatctcatatagcggaaacggagcagtggtatgaatctaggcttcaaagagggaggactcgagttcgaagcttgtgtaggtagtaagttgcaaaaaaaattatgaaatttaatagtAAATGAAGCCAGACATTATTCTTCTGATCTAGATTTCTTCAGTAAATGATTATCATGGGGTTGATGAAGCAACACGAATGATGAATGagggaattgaaaaattgaaaaaaaatttatttaagtattttaaagttttcttttgaagctgaatagcgctctgttcagcgacctaaccgaacttaatgcgaactttctagttcggtttagaagctgctttgcatgctactcggagtttattcaacaaatgcgaacttgaaagtacggttagttacttaaaaattgagctgaatagaattctattcatgatcgttagattggctgattagtctatgaattctacttttatccgaacttttggttacttgggattgctttaaactgacatgtttacttaaAAGTCTACCTTTATTTCATCACTATtctcaagcaaaatgattcaaatcactctcaaactcgaaaaaatcatgtttgaatagaacatgttttgaatcgaaatccgtacgcagtttttcgtctgaatcaaaatccgtacacttttgaatcgaaatccgtacgcaCGCTATATAGACTGAATCGAAGTCAGTACAGCaatgaatcgaaatccgtatgaatatagaagtacaaaaatgaattttattgttctttttatccttaaatttacgaataaatatattttgagggcAATTGGTTCCGAAAGCTTCACACGGTTTTCCAATTTTTCATATGAAATAGTCATGGGCGCAGCCaaagaaaatttctagggggggggggctagtttccatgtatgtcattttaaaaaagagaaaaaagtaggagggtggtattcaagacacgaccgcatgacgttgactaccgtattcttaaaaaaaaaaaaatattccattgaagcaaatagtagagggaattgcaacgcttcttttacaaaacttctgtaacaaaatttcgaggctccaaaaggtaccagtttccgattattctcgtccagaattccagccattttagtattttgcagtagccatttattactaacagccaccagcataacgggtgaaaccggcacgagatgaccggtactattttgtctttcctcctttcagctgctaacacctagcgctgtcgtgaaattaacatcaacataaacatgcatttttgcaaggttttttccgctagcaacagcaattgtaaaacataaaattcaactaaccgcttctattataaaactgcgaggcaccaaaaggtgccagttgccgatttcttgtttactggtttccgtccagaattccagccattttagtattttgcagtagccaccagcatcacgggtcaaaccggcacgagatgaccggtactattttgtttttcctccttctagctgctaacaccgagcgtccgtatgtatccggtacggtttaataatgaaactgatggggtgaaatgttcgaacgatacgttttataccaaggcttcgtcagataattagaaaaagggaggggctacatagatgatggaatggtagagacaaatgtttcttgaaagctgcgccggccgctgtcgtaatattaacaccaacacaaacatgcatttttgcaaggttttttccgctagcagcagcatttggtaaaacagaaaattcaatttgccgcttctgtaacaaaatttcgaggcaccaagaggtgccagttgccgattacattgttgttttctggtcaatctactaaaagccaccagcataacgggtgaaaccggcacgagatgaccggtactattttgtctttcctcctttcagctgctaacacctagcgctgtcgtgaaattaacatcaacataaacatgcatttttgcaaggtttttttccgctagcaacagcaattgtaaaacataaaattcaactaaccgcttctattataaaactgctaggcaccaaaaggtgccagttgccgatttcttgtttactggtttccgtccagaattccagccattttagtattttgcagtagccaccagcatcacgggtcaaaccggcacgagatgaccggtactattttgtttttcctccttttagctgctagcaccgagcgtccgtatgtacccggtacggtttaataatgaaactgatggggtgaaatgttcgaacgatacgttttataccaaggcttcgtcagataattagaaaaagggaggggctacatagatgatggaatggtagagacaaatgtttcttgaaagctgcgccggccgctgtcgtaatattaacaccaacacaaacatgcatttttgcaaggttttttccgctagcagccgcatttggtaaaacagaaaattcaatttgccgcttctgtaacaaaatttcgaggcaccaaaaggtgccagttgccgattacattgttgttttctggttaatctactaaaagccatcagcataacgggtgaaaccggcacgagatgaccggtactattttgtctttcctcctttcagctgctaacacctagcgctgtcgtgaaattaacatcaacataaacatgcattttttcaaggttttttccgctagcaacagcaattgtaaaacataaaattcaactaaccgcttctattataaaactgctaggcaccaaaaggtgccagttgccgatttcttgtttactggtttccgtccagaattccagccattttagtattttgcagtagccaccagcataacgggtcaaaccggcacgagatgaccggtactattttgtttttccgtatgtatccggtacggtttaataatgaaactgatggggtgaaatgttcgaacgatacgttttataccaaggcttcgtcagataattagaaaaagggaggggctacatagatgatggaatggtagagacaaatgtttcttgaaagctgcgccggccgctgtcgtaatattaacaccaacacaaacatgcattt from Wyeomyia smithii strain HCP4-BCI-WySm-NY-G18 chromosome 3, ASM2978416v1, whole genome shotgun sequence encodes the following:
- the LOC129733352 gene encoding uncharacterized protein LOC129733352, encoding MNICRICMASGADGLVPIFSKLEDAFIANIIVECTAVQILEDDGLPTAICELCIGDLKRLIGFIKKARDSDRKLRKIFLETSTKTINQPTLGERSWESNVQTLAVFADEIKAELDSDADQTVFKEYEPSEREEDGNGSEWKTDESSDAKPVKKKGRKIRKKRYEESEDSNYDSERDFKRTRKTKKRGRKSTYKIEDDDEEYDKEDILDDKELATYTIITVDKNQLICCACLQVFDSQADLQAHGEKNHVKKRRVNTSKTNICEICFRRYSTISALKTHLKRVAEASKIYDCNKCTARFIDQTRRRQHAHHHPRDKEIVPSKVIVAPIPVVVHEEYGRICCAQACYQSFETEELLIAHAHTAHKMNKVEQSLDENRDKPIECPVCFKRFYDEISLQRHQQRNYKPLSHQCSVCGLKVRGGEALATHERSHRNEKPFECEVCHKNFTSKGSLKAHMMVHSGEKPFICSTCGWSFRRKRNLQVHVLSHTSNQPFQCEICQKAFKSKVHLQYHMRTHTGEKPYPCRYCEKAFADHTNRQRHEMSHTGIKPYKCCYCDKTFIRKRFQVDHESSHTGIKPYRCEMCNRTFSQKTALRRHLQSHPLAPENEIALAAPSPMPAMSSVSLSAVEENMSAPVSQSTTPGIANTTGGSYFQHPQNLSVSLHPTFHCLPMENLCRICAGSSQKQFTLVCIFSTLIDYDEDDDDDQLASCTGESVAQAMIFCLGATIERNDDLPQQICRECLRKLKASWALRKTAKSSETHLRKMLKDSAIKPVIEEQSYFEEEKELEFVLGMDDGYANEEILEEIVLTEAKEIPANQEDPLHSEFGWYSSDLPQGHYKIRKGEDAGWNLIEMSGIRCCACFRVFPAKILLEEHCKQQHQEEPVDDNQTESYKCSACHKLFPCTDSLNFHQKIARSRQLFHCTRCQLLLPSKRQLKAHVKVHARPEPETAAAVTMEEKNEETKGSKKHQPPPADKCRSIRNFITFDYLTFDGFCCCECWFYCDTKREMKRHGEKEHFNNSGFEEKMVCFACLRSFTSKDAFDSHMTDLNSKHVYWCKPCQLLFRSSDQLQKHQLTSEEHEGFIELEMLDIKEEVEFEADITPFSLRTGSAGANYESPLAEGRVKNLHKTDKLYAPQIKRNDPDLAEITVVNVFNHDMVRCCGCYQTFSTEADLGKHCSQQHRQYQLRDDKDRPYECERCYRRFGKAVSLQIHQHFVKTVFMYACKLCNEQFTFHTLFLLHFIQHENESWRYKEDKRGAKAKVTKEDTKFYCCFNFCTQSFDEYSELLGHVDDNHGVKRNQFKHYRDSDENCCEICFRSFGNYRALLRHVSQRKKGRPAHRHTCSSCGMQFKSLALLKDHENKHLGIKPYECELCSKTFGSKSILKNHMTVHQDSRPFSCEFCGKTFARKRNYKDHSMTHTDEKPWECDICKLTFRIESQFLTHKRRHTGVRPYKCSFCEKVFSHATDRKRHEMAAHTGEKPHHCSFCPLAFIRRRQLVIHERTHTGEKPFECQHCGQAFIQQSYLTRHLATHK
- the LOC129729956 gene encoding zinc finger protein 892-like: MTRSCILRNCLSKRNPKNYSFYQFPAEYHNLYLNNLSAKRRKLWIDVLQLQENFRWRFKYVCSLHFCSGKPAKTTDVNDDDWIPSRNLPPLDDVRSTTSDSSTDSAEETDSHPDHQYFRKPPMELCRTCMNVRGDATVGDDFISIFSVVDDNVYVAECLSQWVGVSIEEDDGLPQEICLPCVEAIKSIALFVENTKECDRKLRHKLGPDIKVIKTEISPIVEDVDYIIEDDMANENLQYAMLEEQTEPIQIDFENEESTEEQPQPSDCGEANSDSDESCSSSTAKQSAKKQPRQRKSRKRKTSLKSEASFLDDNEDELDEKELERVDVIDVGEKIICCGCFQLFDTAEELEYHGETFHQVAKRKKYTVNLNKPVVCKFCYKRFERKKLCENHRKPYESIEKVYKCKLCQKRFVNPQLRRKHAHNHTEMDMPMPLYFTVPVEKLIKHGFMCCVRGCTVSRKTEDDLFRHIRDDHPKLKTDITADVTVKPIQCVFCFRYFESMEKLTGHQVHRYFNINGSSHYQCSKCGKICQSSEHLTAHENRHTGNKPFECDICHKGYYSNAVMRQHRLTHTLEKHLECKICGMTFRMKSFLENHYRIHSDEKPFECNVCHKHFRHSSSLFSHKKIHDPDSYVKCPECGKAFADGTNLKRHMVSHTGVKPYGCDYCEKRFMRLTERAEHLSVVHQGVMPYSCDVCGITFTNKRSFQKHEHTL